In the genome of Thiorhodovibrio winogradskyi, the window CGATCCAAAGCAAACTGACCGGGCACCTGGCAAGGCCGCTGATGAGAGGTGCTCCGCCACGACATTGTTGCCACGACTCCAAGACTCTAATACTCGACACCCATGGCGCAGGATATTCAAGTTTCAACCTTCACAGGCCCTGAGTTGATCGCCAAACTCCCGGCGGTCGCCGCATTACGCATTGCCGTCTTCCGTGAGTATCCCTATCTGTACGACGGCGATAACAAGTACGAAACTCGCTATCTGCACACCTACTCAGAAAGCCCGGATAGCATCATCGTGCTTGCCACCGACGGCGAGGAGGTGGTGGGCGCATCCACTGCCGTTCCCATGCGCCACGCGCCAGACGAAGCTCGCGAACCCTTCGCCGCCTTTGGAATCAATCCGGATCGAGTGTTTTATCTCGGCGAATCCATCCTTTACCCGCAATATCGCGGACGCGGCATCGGCAGCCGGTTTTTTGAGGAACGTGAGCGTCATGCCGCGCGACTTGGTGGTTTCGACTACCATGCCTTCTGCGCGGTGGAGCGCCCGCATGATGACCCGCGCCGGCCCATGGATTTTCGCAGCCTGCACGCCTTCTGGAACCGAAAGGGCTATTATCGCGAGCCACGTCTCTATACCAGTTTTTACTGGCGCGAGATCGGCGAAGCGCGGGAATCGCCAAAACCCATGGTCTTTTGGCTCAAGCCGGTGGGGGCCAATGCAGCCGCCCCGGCAGCAGTGGGTGCCAACTGACCCGCAGCGCACCCCGACTCGCATCAGGAGACACGCAAGCACATGAATATCACGCTGATCGTCTTGCTCGCCCTGACGCTGCTGGTGTTTGCATACGGAGTGCTGATCTACAACAACCTGGTCCGCCTCAAGCACACGGTTGCCAAATCCTGGTCCAATATCGATGTGGTGCTCAAGCAGCGCCATGATGAAATTCCCAAGTTGGTCACCCTATGCAAAGAGTACATGCGCTATGAGCAAGACACCCTTGAGCGCATCGTGCGTGCGCGCAATCAGGTGCTAAGCGCCACCGACCGTGGCGACGTGCGCGCCCTCGGCCCCGCCGAAAGCGAATTGCGCGCGGGACTCGGGCAGCTGCTCGCGCTGGCCGAGAACTATCCGGATCTCAAAGCCAACCGCGGCTTTCGCCAGCTCTCCCAGCGCATCTCCCAGCTTGAGGACAGCATCGCCGACCGCCGTGAGCTTTATAACGAGAGCGTGAATCTACACAACATCCGCCTGGAGCAATTTCCCGACGCCATCATCGCCCGGCGCTTTCGCTTTCGTCCACGCGATCTGCTTAAATTTCGCGAGGCGCGTGACAACCCGGATCTCGACACCCTGTTCCGCGCCAACTAAATCCCCGTTGCACAAGCAACCGGCATCGTCCACCCGCCCCAACCGCTAAAATGAACGCATTTCGCGACTGGGTTTTGCAGGCCGAAACCGGCGAATTTTGGGTCTTTTCCTGCGCGGCCCTTATCAGCGCGCTGGTCGCGCTAGCTTACGGACTGCGCAGCTTCTGGCACCTGCGCATCATTGTCGATACACCCACGGCCAGGATTCGCTCCGCCGCCCAGGGCTATGTCGAGCTGTTTGGCTTCGCGCGGGTGCGCCGCGAGCCGCTGCTGGCGCCACTGACCCAAACCCCCTGCGTCTGGTATCGCTACAAGGTCGAGGAAGAAGGCGGCAGCGGTCGCCACAGGAACTGGCGGACAATCCAACAAGGCCAGGCCGAGCATCCCTTTCTGCTTGATGACAGCACTGGAGAATGCCTGGTCGACCCCACCGGCGCCATACTCAAGTTCCGCAACAAAGATGTCTGGAACACCCGCGAACCGCATGGCTTTTATCGCTCCCGCTCATCCCCGGCTCGGTCAATCAGCCATTTCTTTGGCCTCGAGCGCAACTATCGTCTGACCGAGGAGCGCATCCATGCCGGGGAGCCTGTCTATCTGCTCGGCTACTTCGAGACCCCCAGACGCGGCGAACAGGAACGCCGACGCCTGGCGAATCAACTCCTGCGTCAGTGGAAACGCGACCCTGAGCGCATGCGCCAGTTCGACCGCGACCAGAACGGCGAGATCGATCCGCGGGACTGGCAGGCGGCACGGGAGCAGGCTTATCAAATCGCCGAACAAGCCGAGCAGCGCCTGGCCGCCAAACCGCCACTTCCGCGCGTCGGCAAGACCAGCACCATGGGTCAGCCCTTTATCATTTCCACCCAAGGCGAGGACACCCTCGCCTCCAGCCTGCGCTGGCGCACGGGCGCGGCCAGCCTCGCCGCTGTGCTCCTTGGCGTTGTTTCAGGCGCGGCCATGATGCTGCGCCTAGGGGAATGAGGCTGAACTCAAGGGATGACGCATGGCCACGCTGAAGTCCCCGCGCAAATAGCCCTCACGGAAGCTGAACTCGGCACCGAGCTGCTCGGCCCACTGGCGGACTTCATCGGGGTGGCGACAATTGAACACCTCGGAGTCATCCGCGCCGCGCAGCAAATTGAAGACAAAGCCTCGACCACTGGCCGCGAAACAGCGCTCGATAAAACAGAATGTTTCGTACTTCGTCAGGGTATTCATGGCGCCGCTGCACAAATAATAGTCAGCCGCTGGCAGCGGGTCGGTGAGCGCATCAAGCAGGCGGATATCCTCGCCAGTGCGTTCGCGCGCGACTGTCACCATGGTTTCAAGGGTATCCAGACCGATATAGCAGCGGGGCAGATCATGCTGACGGGCGAGGTAGCCATGAAGATCGCCAAAGCCGCAGCCAACATCGACCAGCGTGAGTGTGCTGATATCCTCCGGCAGCAAAGCCCGCAGCACGCCGAAGCGACACTCTTGGGTATGGCGGGAGTTCCAGTGAACACCCTCGGCCGTGGTCCCGTGTTGGTCAATGGCTTCTTGATAAAATTCCTGTGTATCGACGCGGGGCATGGGGTAGTCAACAGCTGATACGAGTGGCTAATGAAAGTGGATATTGAACATGAATCCTTGGTCAGGGAACAATGATCGCGAGCGGTGGCCTGATCTGGCCGCGCGCTATAGTACCATCGGTGTTTCCTCGGACCACGAGACCAAGACCAGCATGATCGATCAACCCGACCCCGGTGCCGTTGAAGAGTATTTGCTCAGTCTGCAGGCACGCCTGTGCGAGGCGCTCGCGCGGGCGGATGGCGGCGGCGTCTTTGGTGAGGACCGTTGGACGCGGCCCAACGGCGGTGGCGGTTGTAGCCGGGTGCTTGAAGAGGGCGCGCTCTTTGAGAAAGCTGGGGTCAATTTCTCCCATGTGCATGGCGCGGCCTTGCCCGCCAGCGCCAGCGCCGCTCGCCCTGAGCTTGCTGGACGCAGCTTCTCCGCCATGGGCGTGTCCCTGGTGCTGCACCCGCGTAATCCCTATGTGCCGACCACCCATCTGAATGTGCGTTTTTTCAGCGCCCAGAAGCCGGGTGCCGAGCCGCTCTGGTGGTTTGGCGGCGGGTTCGATCTAACGCCCTATTATGGCTTCGAGGAAGACGCGCGCCACTGGCATCGCAACGCGCGCGCGGCCTGCAACGGCTTTGGCGACCAGCTTTACCCGGAGCTCAAGCGCGCGTGCGACCGCTATTTTTATCTCAAGCATCGCGACGAGGCTCGCGGCATCGGCGGGCTCTTTTTCGATGACTTCAGCCGTTTCGGCTTCGCGCGCAGCTTAGCCTTCATGCAAGCCGTCGCCGAGCACTTCCTGCCCGGCTATTTGCCCATTGTCGCGCGTCGCCGCGAGCACCCCTGGGGCGATCGCGAGCGGGCCTTTCAGATGATGCGCAGGGGTCGTTATGTGGAATTCAACCTGGTTTATGATCGGGGCACGCTCTTTGGGCTGCAATCCTGCGGACGCACCGAGTCCATTCTGATGTCCCTGCCGCCAAATGTGAGCTGGCGCTATGACTGGCATCCCGAGCCCGGCAGCCCGGAGTCGCGGCTAATGGAATATTTTCTTGTTCCCCGGGACTGGCTGGCCGCGGACGCGACCTCTCTGGACGAATCGCTTTTAGCCGAATAATGGTTGCCGAATCAATCTCGGCGAATCACTGCGACTGCGCAGGTCATGCCCTGCCATCGGAGATATTTGTTCTTGCTCTCACCGGCGGTAGGCGAGCGCGACTGTATAATGCGCCCCTTGCTTGAGCTTGTCGTAGTTACCAAAGATATCCTCCAGATACCGCTTGATGAACTGCCGCAAGCCGTTAATGGTCACCACATAGAGCG includes:
- a CDS encoding LemA family protein is translated as MNITLIVLLALTLLVFAYGVLIYNNLVRLKHTVAKSWSNIDVVLKQRHDEIPKLVTLCKEYMRYEQDTLERIVRARNQVLSATDRGDVRALGPAESELRAGLGQLLALAENYPDLKANRGFRQLSQRISQLEDSIADRRELYNESVNLHNIRLEQFPDAIIARRFRFRPRDLLKFREARDNPDLDTLFRAN
- a CDS encoding GIDE domain-containing protein, which produces MNAFRDWVLQAETGEFWVFSCAALISALVALAYGLRSFWHLRIIVDTPTARIRSAAQGYVELFGFARVRREPLLAPLTQTPCVWYRYKVEEEGGSGRHRNWRTIQQGQAEHPFLLDDSTGECLVDPTGAILKFRNKDVWNTREPHGFYRSRSSPARSISHFFGLERNYRLTEERIHAGEPVYLLGYFETPRRGEQERRRLANQLLRQWKRDPERMRQFDRDQNGEIDPRDWQAAREQAYQIAEQAEQRLAAKPPLPRVGKTSTMGQPFIISTQGEDTLASSLRWRTGAASLAAVLLGVVSGAAMMLRLGE
- a CDS encoding GNAT family N-acetyltransferase; this encodes MIAKLPAVAALRIAVFREYPYLYDGDNKYETRYLHTYSESPDSIIVLATDGEEVVGASTAVPMRHAPDEAREPFAAFGINPDRVFYLGESILYPQYRGRGIGSRFFEERERHAARLGGFDYHAFCAVERPHDDPRRPMDFRSLHAFWNRKGYYREPRLYTSFYWREIGEARESPKPMVFWLKPVGANAAAPAAVGAN
- a CDS encoding class I SAM-dependent methyltransferase, which gives rise to MPRVDTQEFYQEAIDQHGTTAEGVHWNSRHTQECRFGVLRALLPEDISTLTLVDVGCGFGDLHGYLARQHDLPRCYIGLDTLETMVTVARERTGEDIRLLDALTDPLPAADYYLCSGAMNTLTKYETFCFIERCFAASGRGFVFNLLRGADDSEVFNCRHPDEVRQWAEQLGAEFSFREGYLRGDFSVAMRHPLSSASFP
- the hemF gene encoding oxygen-dependent coproporphyrinogen oxidase, whose product is MIDQPDPGAVEEYLLSLQARLCEALARADGGGVFGEDRWTRPNGGGGCSRVLEEGALFEKAGVNFSHVHGAALPASASAARPELAGRSFSAMGVSLVLHPRNPYVPTTHLNVRFFSAQKPGAEPLWWFGGGFDLTPYYGFEEDARHWHRNARAACNGFGDQLYPELKRACDRYFYLKHRDEARGIGGLFFDDFSRFGFARSLAFMQAVAEHFLPGYLPIVARRREHPWGDRERAFQMMRRGRYVEFNLVYDRGTLFGLQSCGRTESILMSLPPNVSWRYDWHPEPGSPESRLMEYFLVPRDWLAADATSLDESLLAE